The Mesorhizobium sp. B1-1-8 genome contains a region encoding:
- a CDS encoding FtsK/SpoIIIE family DNA translocase: protein MRSGASAPLALTDTGHGIHAFARRQVGRLVGAGLLLLVVFGVASLATWNVADPSFSHATANIVTNAMGYAGAVFSDLAMQFFGLAAVAALVPALIWGFLLFSARGIDKLGRRGLAWFGFALLAAAIAGCVTPPNTWPLPTGLGGVFGDMVLKIPGIAVGGYPKGLFASIIALILAAPALWLFAYGSALIARKNGFAVMERAAEPDPRGEDELLFDDNEDEGDEGILALGAITHWWLSFRAWMHRRAARRRQERDEFEPQMEPRASAWRRAAERVESAEYAEARMSPDGRARVEPEFFAALVNDRSVSVDPDDDDVFDSDEDKNIDDEPVPRRSAANVRNFRSDAATRVEAPAARPVPGARVQREAQTSLIGSDTFEMPSLHFLSEPKNVAKDPSLSKDALEQNARLLEGVLEDFGVKGEIIHVRPGPVVTLYELEPAPGIKSSRVIGLSDDIARSMSAIACRVAVVPGRNAIGIELPNAKRETVYLREIMASRDFETTKAKLALALGKTINGEAVIVDIAKMPHVLVAGTTGSGKSVAINTMILSLLYRLTPQECRLIMIDPKMLELSVYDGIPHLLTPVVTDPKKAVVALKWTVREMEDRYRKMSKVGVRNIDGFNARVQQAEKKGEKISRTVQTGFDRQTGEAIYETEDLDLEPMPYIVVIIDEMADLMMVAGKDIEGAVQRLAQMARAAGIHVIMATQRPSVDVITGTIKANFPTRISFQVTSKIDSRTILGEQGAEQLLGMGDMLYMAGGGRIQRVHGPFVSDDEVERIVGHLKLQGVPEYLDAITEDDDEGDEDAPAKGGSGGGGNFEDSDDPYDQAVAVVLRDGKASTSYIQRRLGIGYNRAASIIEKMEKEGIVGPANHAGKREILVPTEEDKF from the coding sequence ATGCGTTCAGGGGCTTCCGCACCGCTCGCGCTGACCGATACGGGGCACGGTATCCACGCATTCGCGCGGCGCCAGGTCGGACGGCTGGTCGGCGCCGGCCTGTTGCTGTTGGTGGTCTTCGGCGTCGCCAGCCTCGCCACCTGGAACGTCGCCGACCCAAGCTTCTCGCACGCCACCGCCAACATCGTCACCAATGCCATGGGCTATGCCGGCGCGGTGTTCTCCGATCTGGCCATGCAGTTCTTCGGCCTTGCCGCCGTCGCCGCCCTGGTGCCGGCGCTGATCTGGGGTTTTCTTCTGTTTTCGGCGCGCGGCATCGACAAGCTCGGCAGGCGCGGGCTTGCCTGGTTCGGCTTTGCCCTGCTCGCCGCGGCGATCGCCGGCTGCGTGACGCCGCCCAATACCTGGCCGCTGCCGACCGGCCTTGGCGGCGTGTTCGGCGACATGGTGCTGAAGATCCCCGGCATTGCCGTCGGCGGCTATCCGAAGGGTCTGTTCGCCAGCATCATCGCGCTCATTCTCGCCGCGCCTGCCTTGTGGCTGTTCGCCTATGGCTCGGCGCTGATTGCGCGCAAGAACGGCTTTGCCGTCATGGAACGCGCCGCCGAGCCCGATCCGCGCGGGGAGGACGAGCTGCTCTTCGACGACAATGAGGACGAAGGCGACGAAGGCATATTGGCGCTCGGCGCGATCACCCATTGGTGGCTGTCGTTCCGCGCCTGGATGCATCGCCGGGCCGCCCGCCGCAGGCAGGAGCGGGACGAGTTCGAGCCTCAGATGGAGCCGCGGGCCAGCGCCTGGCGGCGCGCCGCCGAGCGGGTCGAATCGGCCGAGTACGCCGAAGCCCGGATGAGCCCGGACGGGCGCGCCCGCGTCGAGCCGGAATTCTTTGCCGCACTGGTCAACGACCGCAGCGTTTCGGTCGATCCGGACGACGACGACGTCTTCGATAGCGACGAGGATAAAAACATCGATGACGAGCCGGTGCCGCGCCGCAGCGCCGCCAATGTGCGCAATTTCCGTTCCGATGCCGCGACGCGTGTCGAGGCGCCGGCGGCGCGCCCTGTGCCGGGCGCGCGCGTCCAGCGCGAGGCACAGACCTCGCTGATCGGCTCCGACACGTTCGAGATGCCGTCGCTGCATTTCCTGTCCGAACCGAAGAATGTGGCGAAGGATCCGAGCCTGTCGAAGGACGCTTTGGAACAGAATGCGCGGCTGCTCGAAGGCGTGCTGGAGGATTTCGGCGTCAAGGGCGAGATCATCCACGTGCGGCCGGGTCCGGTCGTCACGCTTTACGAGCTGGAGCCGGCGCCGGGCATCAAATCCTCGCGCGTCATCGGCCTTTCCGACGACATCGCCCGCTCGATGAGCGCCATCGCCTGCCGCGTCGCTGTCGTGCCCGGCCGCAACGCCATCGGCATCGAATTGCCCAACGCCAAGCGCGAGACCGTCTATCTGCGCGAGATCATGGCCAGCCGCGATTTCGAGACGACCAAGGCCAAACTGGCGTTGGCGCTCGGCAAGACCATCAATGGCGAGGCCGTCATCGTCGACATCGCCAAGATGCCGCACGTGCTGGTCGCCGGCACCACCGGCTCCGGCAAGTCGGTCGCCATCAACACCATGATCCTGTCGCTGCTCTACCGGCTGACGCCGCAGGAATGCCGGCTGATCATGATCGATCCGAAGATGCTCGAACTTTCGGTCTATGACGGCATCCCGCACCTTTTGACACCGGTCGTGACCGATCCGAAGAAAGCCGTGGTGGCGCTGAAATGGACCGTGCGGGAGATGGAGGACCGCTATCGCAAGATGTCCAAGGTCGGCGTGCGCAACATCGACGGTTTCAACGCGCGCGTCCAACAGGCGGAAAAGAAGGGCGAGAAAATCTCGCGCACGGTGCAGACCGGCTTCGACCGCCAGACCGGCGAGGCGATCTACGAGACGGAGGATCTCGATCTCGAGCCGATGCCTTATATCGTCGTCATCATCGACGAGATGGCCGACCTCATGATGGTCGCCGGCAAGGACATCGAGGGCGCTGTGCAGCGCCTGGCGCAGATGGCGCGCGCCGCCGGCATCCATGTGATCATGGCGACGCAGCGGCCGTCGGTCGATGTCATCACCGGCACCATCAAAGCCAATTTCCCGACCCGCATCTCCTTCCAGGTGACGTCGAAGATCGACAGCCGCACCATTCTCGGCGAACAGGGCGCCGAGCAGCTGCTCGGCATGGGTGACATGCTCTACATGGCCGGCGGCGGCCGCATCCAGCGCGTGCACGGCCCGTTCGTCTCGGACGACGAGGTCGAGAGGATCGTCGGGCACCTGAAGCTGCAGGGCGTGCCCGAATATCTCGACGCAATTACCGAGGATGACGACGAGGGCGACGAGGATGCGCCGGCTAAGGGCGGCTCCGGCGGCGGCGGCAATTTCGAGGATTCCGACGATCCCTACGACCAGGCGGTGGCGGTGGTGCTGCGCGACGGCAAGGCTTCGACCAGTTACATCCAGCGCCGGCTCGGCATCGGCTACAACCGCGCCGCCTCAATCATCGAGAAGATGGAGAAGGAAGGCATTGTCGGCCCGGCCAACCACGCCGGAAAACGCGAGATCCTGGTGCCGACGGAAGAGGACAAGTTCTAG
- a CDS encoding YciI family protein, whose amino-acid sequence MKYVLLVYGEEKDLHALTPEGMAKLDAESLAHDRSLDQQGKLIIAQALQSVRTSKSVRQRKGKRLVTDGPFAETKEQLLGFVMVEAKDLDEALAIAGEIPLAELGTIEVRAVYDVPGS is encoded by the coding sequence ATGAAATATGTGCTGCTGGTCTATGGCGAGGAGAAGGACCTCCACGCGCTCACCCCTGAAGGAATGGCCAAGCTCGATGCCGAATCGCTCGCCCATGACAGATCGCTCGACCAACAAGGCAAGCTGATCATCGCGCAGGCGCTGCAATCGGTGAGGACGTCGAAGTCGGTGCGGCAGCGCAAGGGCAAAAGGCTGGTCACCGACGGTCCGTTCGCCGAAACCAAGGAGCAATTGCTGGGCTTCGTCATGGTCGAAGCGAAGGATCTCGACGAGGCGCTGGCCATTGCCGGCGAAATCCCGCTGGCCGAACTTGGCACCATCGAGGTGCGGGCGGTCTACGACGTACCAGGGTCATAG
- a CDS encoding ubiquinone biosynthesis hydroxylase: MVDRKTDALDVLVAGAGYVGLAAAVSLKQARPSLAVAIVDAAPAGVWQRDGRASAIAAAACRMLEQLGVWEEIAPEAQAITEMVITDSRTADPVRPVFLTFGGEVAPGEAFAHMVANRDLNGALRRRADKLGIDIIEGMAVSAFETSSAGITVHLADGAALKARLLIAADGVNSKLRDMAGIKTVKWEYGQSGIVCTVTHERPHNGRAEEHFLPAGPFATLPLKPGKDGTNRSSIVWVERTENARKLVEGDDFVFEHELEQRFGLKLGEIRVADKPRAWPLGLTLARAFIAPRIALAGDAAHGIHPIAGQGLNLGFKDVAALAEVVVEADRLGQDVGAFDVLERYQQWRRFDTLQMGITTDVLNRMFSNDIGPLRAVRDIGLGLVERMPKLKDFFIRQASGLSNDTPRLLKGEAI, encoded by the coding sequence ATGGTCGACCGCAAGACTGATGCGCTGGACGTTCTGGTGGCAGGCGCCGGCTATGTCGGCCTTGCCGCCGCCGTATCGCTGAAGCAGGCGCGGCCGAGCCTTGCCGTCGCCATTGTCGACGCCGCGCCCGCCGGCGTCTGGCAGCGCGACGGCCGCGCCTCGGCGATCGCCGCCGCCGCCTGCCGCATGCTGGAACAGCTCGGCGTCTGGGAAGAGATCGCGCCGGAGGCGCAGGCGATCACCGAGATGGTCATCACCGATTCGCGCACCGCCGATCCGGTGCGGCCGGTGTTTCTCACCTTTGGCGGCGAGGTGGCGCCCGGCGAAGCCTTCGCCCACATGGTCGCCAACCGGGATCTGAACGGTGCGCTGCGCCGCCGCGCCGACAAGCTCGGCATCGACATCATCGAAGGCATGGCCGTCAGCGCTTTCGAGACCAGCAGCGCCGGCATCACCGTGCATCTCGCCGACGGAGCTGCGCTCAAGGCTCGGCTGCTGATTGCCGCCGACGGCGTCAATTCGAAACTGCGCGACATGGCCGGCATCAAGACGGTGAAATGGGAATACGGCCAGTCCGGCATCGTCTGCACGGTGACGCATGAGCGCCCGCACAACGGCCGCGCCGAGGAGCATTTCTTGCCGGCCGGTCCCTTCGCCACACTGCCGCTGAAGCCCGGCAAGGACGGGACCAACCGTTCGTCGATCGTCTGGGTCGAGCGCACCGAGAATGCAAGGAAACTGGTCGAAGGCGACGACTTCGTCTTCGAGCACGAGCTGGAACAGCGTTTTGGCCTGAAGCTCGGCGAGATCCGCGTCGCCGACAAGCCGCGCGCCTGGCCGCTCGGCCTCACCCTTGCCCGCGCCTTCATAGCACCCCGCATCGCGCTCGCCGGCGATGCTGCGCACGGCATCCACCCGATCGCCGGCCAGGGGTTGAACCTCGGCTTCAAGGATGTGGCAGCCTTGGCCGAAGTGGTGGTCGAGGCCGACCGCCTCGGCCAGGACGTCGGCGCCTTCGACGTGCTGGAACGCTACCAGCAATGGCGGCGGTTCGATACGCTGCAGATGGGTATTACCACCGATGTGCTGAACCGGATGTTTTCCAACGACATCGGCCCGCTGCGCGCCGTGCGCGACATCGGCCTCGGCCTGGTCGAGCGCATGCCCAAGCTCAAGGATTTCTTCATCCGCCAGGCCTCGGGGCTATCCAACGACACGCCACGACTATTGAAGGGCGAGGCGATTTAA
- a CDS encoding exodeoxyribonuclease III, with translation MPFSVATWNINSVRLRMPIVERLLTEYAPDVLCLQETKVPDELFPEKAFRKAGYEHIVFHGQKGYHGVATVARRPIALVEKRRFCEIDDSRHLSVTVQAGGKSILVHNFYVPAGGDEPDPEINRKFRHKLDFVAEMNGVPASHDVASASILVGDLNIAPLEHDVWSHKQLLNVVSHTPVETENFEAMRKAGGWVDLMRLNVPAEQKLYTWWSYRAKDWEASGRGRRLDHVWSSANLVPNFAGYEILRAARGWDKPSDHVPVIARFDLD, from the coding sequence ATGCCATTCTCCGTCGCCACCTGGAACATCAACTCCGTGCGCCTGCGCATGCCGATCGTCGAGCGGCTGCTGACAGAATATGCGCCGGACGTGCTCTGCCTGCAGGAAACCAAGGTTCCGGACGAGCTTTTCCCCGAAAAGGCTTTCCGCAAGGCGGGCTACGAACACATCGTCTTCCACGGCCAGAAGGGCTATCACGGCGTCGCCACCGTGGCGCGGCGGCCGATCGCGCTGGTCGAAAAGCGGCGGTTTTGCGAGATCGACGACAGCCGGCATTTGTCGGTCACCGTGCAGGCGGGCGGCAAGTCGATCCTGGTGCACAATTTCTATGTGCCGGCCGGCGGCGACGAGCCGGACCCTGAGATCAACCGCAAGTTCAGGCACAAGCTCGACTTCGTCGCCGAGATGAATGGCGTGCCGGCCAGCCACGACGTCGCGTCGGCCTCGATCCTGGTCGGCGACCTCAACATCGCGCCGCTCGAGCACGATGTCTGGTCGCACAAGCAGTTGCTCAACGTCGTCAGCCACACGCCGGTGGAGACGGAAAATTTCGAGGCGATGCGCAAGGCCGGCGGCTGGGTCGACCTGATGCGGCTCAACGTGCCCGCCGAGCAGAAGCTCTACACCTGGTGGAGCTACCGGGCGAAGGATTGGGAGGCATCGGGCCGCGGACGGCGGCTCGACCATGTCTGGTCGTCGGCCAATCTGGTGCCGAATTTTGCCGGCTATGAAATCCTGCGGGCAGCGCGCGGCTGGGACAAGCCGTCGGACCATGTGCCGGTTATTGCGCGGTTCGACCTGGATTAG
- a CDS encoding ammonium transporter, translating into MNIPSTLKTTGRAAALGSLALVALGTVVAFAQEAAAPAAAAPAAPAPALDTGNTAWMLTSTALVLMMTIPGLALFYGGMVRKKNVLATIMQSFAITCLVTVLWFMFGYSLAFTTNDSAGLNQYIGGFSRFFHHGITVSTLWAPGVANIPEFVFSMFQMTFAIITPALIAGAFAERMKFSALLIFMALWLVFVYAPIAHWVWGGGFLATKGVIDFAGGTVVHINAGVAGLVCALVLGKREGYGTTNMAPHNLVYSVIGASLLWVGWFGFNAGSELAADGLAGAAMLNTQVATAAAALAWMFAEWIVAKKPSVLGIISGAVAGLVAVTPASGFVNPTGAFIIGIIAGVVCYLSAVKLKHAFGYDDSLDAFGVHGVGGVVGALLTGALADPAINALGKGASVVTQLYGIVFTILWTAIATFVILYIVKALVGLRPSTQEEVEGLDVTQHGEVVP; encoded by the coding sequence ATGAATATTCCTTCCACCTTGAAGACGACGGGACGCGCGGCGGCATTGGGCTCGCTCGCTCTCGTGGCGTTGGGCACCGTCGTTGCCTTCGCGCAGGAAGCCGCAGCCCCGGCCGCCGCCGCGCCGGCCGCTCCGGCGCCGGCGCTCGACACCGGCAACACCGCCTGGATGCTGACTTCCACCGCGCTGGTGCTGATGATGACCATCCCGGGCCTGGCGCTGTTTTACGGCGGCATGGTGCGCAAGAAGAACGTGCTCGCCACCATCATGCAGAGCTTTGCCATCACCTGTCTGGTGACCGTGCTTTGGTTCATGTTCGGCTATTCGCTCGCCTTTACCACCAATGACTCAGCCGGCCTGAACCAATATATCGGCGGCTTCTCGCGGTTCTTCCACCACGGCATCACCGTCTCGACGCTGTGGGCGCCGGGCGTAGCGAACATCCCGGAATTCGTCTTCTCGATGTTCCAGATGACCTTCGCCATCATCACCCCGGCGCTGATCGCCGGCGCCTTCGCCGAGCGCATGAAATTCTCGGCGCTCTTGATCTTCATGGCCCTGTGGCTGGTTTTCGTCTACGCGCCGATCGCGCATTGGGTATGGGGCGGCGGCTTCCTGGCCACGAAGGGCGTTATCGACTTCGCTGGCGGCACGGTCGTCCACATCAATGCAGGTGTCGCGGGCCTGGTCTGCGCGCTGGTGCTCGGCAAGCGCGAGGGCTACGGCACCACCAACATGGCGCCGCACAACCTCGTCTATTCGGTGATCGGCGCCTCGCTGCTGTGGGTCGGCTGGTTCGGCTTCAACGCCGGTTCGGAGCTGGCGGCCGATGGCCTTGCGGGTGCCGCGATGCTGAACACGCAGGTCGCCACCGCGGCGGCCGCGCTTGCCTGGATGTTCGCGGAATGGATCGTCGCCAAGAAGCCTTCCGTGCTGGGCATCATCTCGGGCGCGGTGGCCGGCCTCGTCGCGGTGACGCCGGCTTCCGGCTTCGTCAACCCGACCGGCGCCTTCATCATCGGCATCATCGCCGGCGTGGTCTGCTATCTGTCGGCGGTCAAGCTGAAGCATGCCTTCGGCTATGACGACTCGCTCGATGCCTTCGGCGTGCATGGCGTCGGCGGTGTCGTGGGCGCGCTGCTCACCGGCGCGCTCGCCGATCCGGCGATCAATGCGCTCGGCAAGGGCGCTTCAGTTGTCACCCAGCTCTACGGCATCGTCTTCACCATCCTGTGGACGGCGATCGCCACCTTCGTCATCCTCTACATCGTCAAGGCGCTGGTCGGCCTGCGGCCGAGCACCCAGGAAGAGGTCGAGGGTCTCGACGTCACCCAGCACGGCGAAGTGGTGCCGTAA
- a CDS encoding YceH family protein, with amino-acid sequence MSEDLPVLSPTEARVLGCLIEKKELTPDVYPLTLNGAHQAANQKTAREPVMALELTEVRRALSSLEQKGLVRQAFASRVERYEHLMAQRFSLTTPQIAVIGLLLLRGAQTAHELLARSERMARFASFEELRDNLDLMIGRRPPLVQLLERAPGQREERYVHLLSGPVEAAAVAPQQPPASPDNDLEARVRALEEEVAALRAKIEALGG; translated from the coding sequence ATGAGCGAAGACCTTCCCGTCCTCTCCCCCACCGAAGCCCGCGTGCTCGGCTGTCTGATCGAAAAGAAGGAGCTGACGCCGGACGTCTATCCGCTGACGCTCAACGGCGCGCACCAAGCCGCCAACCAGAAGACGGCGCGCGAGCCGGTGATGGCGCTGGAGCTTACCGAGGTCAGACGGGCGCTGAGCTCGCTCGAGCAGAAGGGGCTGGTGCGGCAGGCCTTCGCCTCGCGCGTCGAGCGCTACGAGCACCTGATGGCGCAGCGTTTTTCGCTGACCACGCCGCAGATCGCGGTGATCGGACTTCTGCTGCTGCGCGGCGCGCAGACGGCGCACGAACTTCTGGCGCGTTCGGAACGCATGGCGCGCTTTGCCTCGTTCGAGGAGCTGCGCGACAATCTCGACCTGATGATCGGCCGCCGGCCGCCGCTGGTGCAGTTGCTGGAGCGCGCGCCAGGCCAGCGCGAGGAGCGCTATGTGCATCTGTTGAGCGGGCCGGTTGAGGCGGCCGCGGTGGCGCCCCAGCAACCGCCGGCATCGCCGGACAACGATCTCGAAGCCCGCGTTCGCGCGCTCGAGGAAGAGGTCGCCGCGTTACGCGCCAAGATCGAGGCGCTTGGCGGGTAG
- a CDS encoding acyl-CoA thioesterase: MTAAMDELLDILDLEQLEHNLYRGRSPKVDWQRVFGGQTIAQALVAAQRTVEPERHVHSLHGYFMRPGDTKVPIVYDVDRIRDGGSFTTRRVVAIQHGQAIFSLEASFQQDEVGLEHQLPMPRDVPAPDTLLSQRELIGKFGEAVPEGIRRYWERDRPIEMKPVMLKHYTSREKLEPQQNIWIRTTGPVPEVRGIQAAVLAYLSDMTLLDTSTFAHGRAIFDRDIQAASLDHAMWFHRSHSLNDWILYTQDSPSTQGSRGFTRGSLFARDGTLVASVAQEGLIRLKR, translated from the coding sequence ATGACGGCGGCCATGGACGAGCTTCTCGATATTCTCGACCTCGAACAGCTCGAACACAACCTGTACCGTGGTCGCAGCCCCAAGGTCGACTGGCAGCGGGTCTTCGGCGGCCAGACCATCGCCCAGGCGCTGGTCGCCGCCCAGCGCACGGTCGAGCCGGAGCGGCATGTGCATTCGCTGCACGGCTATTTCATGCGGCCCGGCGACACCAAGGTGCCGATCGTCTACGACGTCGACCGTATCAGGGACGGCGGCTCCTTCACCACGCGCCGGGTGGTGGCGATCCAGCACGGCCAGGCGATCTTTTCGCTGGAAGCCTCGTTCCAGCAGGACGAAGTGGGCTTGGAACATCAGCTGCCGATGCCGCGCGATGTGCCGGCGCCCGACACGCTGTTGTCGCAGCGCGAGCTGATCGGCAAGTTCGGCGAGGCGGTGCCGGAAGGCATCAGGCGCTACTGGGAGCGCGACCGGCCGATCGAGATGAAGCCGGTGATGCTGAAGCACTATACCAGCCGCGAGAAGCTGGAGCCTCAGCAGAATATCTGGATCCGCACCACGGGCCCGGTGCCGGAAGTCCGCGGCATCCAGGCCGCCGTGCTCGCATACCTTTCCGACATGACGCTGCTCGACACCTCGACCTTCGCGCATGGGCGGGCCATTTTCGACCGCGATATCCAGGCGGCCAGCCTCGACCACGCCATGTGGTTCCACCGCAGCCATTCGCTCAACGACTGGATTCTCTACACGCAGGACAGCCCGTCGACGCAAGGCTCGCGCGGTTTTACGCGCGGCTCGCTGTTCGCGCGCGACGGCACGCTGGTCGCCTCGGTCGCCCAGGAAGGCCTTATCCGGCTGAAACGCTGA
- a CDS encoding succinate dehydrogenase iron-sulfur subunit, translating into MVELTLPKNSKVQQGKTWPKPEGATNVREYRVYRWSPDDDENPRMDTYFVDMDDCGPMVLDALLWIKNKIDPTLTLRRSCREGICGSCAMNIDGSNTLACTKGTDDISGAVRIYPLPHMPVIKDLVPDLTTFYAQHASIEPWLKTVSPEPAKEWLQSHEDREKLDGLYECILCACCSTSCPSYWWNGERYLGPATLLQAYRWLIDSRDEATGERLDNLEDPFRLYRCHTIMNCAQTCPKGLNPAKAIAEIKKMMVERRV; encoded by the coding sequence ATGGTCGAACTCACGCTTCCGAAGAACTCGAAGGTCCAGCAGGGCAAGACCTGGCCGAAGCCAGAGGGCGCAACCAACGTTAGGGAGTACCGTGTCTACCGCTGGTCGCCGGACGATGACGAGAACCCGCGCATGGACACCTATTTCGTCGACATGGACGATTGCGGGCCGATGGTGCTCGACGCGCTGTTGTGGATCAAGAACAAGATCGATCCGACGCTGACGCTGCGCCGCTCCTGCCGCGAAGGCATTTGCGGCTCCTGCGCCATGAACATTGACGGCTCGAACACGCTCGCCTGCACCAAGGGCACCGATGACATTTCCGGCGCGGTAAGGATCTATCCGCTGCCGCATATGCCGGTGATCAAGGACCTGGTGCCCGACCTCACCACTTTCTACGCCCAGCATGCCTCGATCGAGCCGTGGCTCAAAACCGTCTCGCCCGAGCCGGCAAAAGAATGGCTGCAGAGCCATGAGGACCGCGAAAAACTCGACGGGCTCTATGAATGCATCCTGTGCGCCTGCTGCTCGACCTCGTGCCCGAGCTATTGGTGGAACGGCGAACGCTATCTCGGCCCGGCGACGCTGTTGCAGGCCTATCGCTGGCTGATCGATTCCCGCGACGAAGCGACTGGCGAGCGGCTCGACAATCTCGAAGATCCGTTCCGGCTCTATCGCTGCCACACCATCATGAACTGCGCGCAGACCTGCCCGAAGGGGTTGAACCCGGCCAAGGCGATTGCGGAGATCAAGAAGATGATGGTGGAGAGACGGGTTTAG
- a CDS encoding P-II family nitrogen regulator: MKIVMAIIKPFKLDEVREALTAVGIQGLTVTEVKGYGRQKGHTEIYRGAEYAVSFLPKIKIEVAVSADMVDKAVEAITAAAKTGQIGDGKIFVFGIDQAVRIRTGETDTDAL; encoded by the coding sequence ATGAAAATCGTGATGGCAATCATCAAGCCGTTCAAGCTCGACGAGGTGCGCGAAGCGCTCACCGCCGTCGGCATCCAGGGCCTGACCGTCACCGAAGTCAAAGGCTACGGGCGTCAGAAAGGGCATACGGAAATCTACCGCGGCGCGGAATATGCGGTGAGCTTCCTGCCCAAGATCAAGATCGAAGTCGCCGTCAGCGCCGACATGGTCGACAAGGCCGTCGAGGCCATCACCGCGGCCGCCAAGACCGGCCAGATCGGGGACGGCAAGATCTTCGTCTTCGGCATCGACCAGGCGGTGCGCATCCGCACCGGCGAAACAGACACCGACGCGCTCTGA
- a CDS encoding OsmC family protein: MDRTANAVWKGNLKEGQGTLDTQSGTLKGTPYSFKARFEDESGKSGTNPEELIAAAHAGCYAMQLSHFLAENGTPATELDAKAVVTLVPGTGITGSAITLVGKVPGIDAAKFKELAEKAKAECPVSKALGAIKVSLDARLG; encoded by the coding sequence ATGGACCGCACTGCAAACGCCGTCTGGAAAGGCAATCTGAAAGAGGGCCAGGGCACGCTCGACACGCAGAGCGGGACGCTGAAGGGCACGCCCTATTCCTTCAAGGCGCGCTTCGAGGACGAAAGCGGCAAATCCGGCACCAACCCGGAGGAGCTGATCGCTGCCGCCCACGCCGGCTGCTACGCCATGCAGCTGTCGCACTTCCTCGCCGAAAACGGCACACCCGCCACCGAGCTCGACGCCAAGGCGGTGGTGACGCTGGTGCCCGGCACCGGCATCACCGGCAGCGCCATTACCCTGGTAGGCAAGGTGCCCGGCATCGATGCGGCGAAGTTCAAGGAACTGGCCGAGAAGGCCAAGGCGGAATGCCCGGTGTCGAAGGCGCTCGGCGCCATCAAGGTTTCGCTCGACGCCAGGTTGGGCTGA
- a CDS encoding outer membrane lipoprotein carrier protein LolA produces the protein MKTQTEFAPTRRQLLGLGLMLAGAAALNVVPGFQLLAAAQAAVPPAAQKIADHFSSVKSMSGEFVQFGPKGEQTGGKFFLERPGKIRFNYDGASNFRVISDGKSVVILNKKLNTSDLYPLSKTPLKLLLDDRIDLSGGRVKAIKEEDDLTTIQLSDKSVFGNARITMMFDPKSYELRQWTITDAQGKDTTVMIFNVKEGVSIPDDTFAIDYTANRELNTKTR, from the coding sequence ATGAAGACCCAGACAGAATTCGCCCCGACGCGCCGCCAGCTGCTTGGCCTCGGCCTGATGCTGGCGGGAGCCGCCGCCCTCAACGTCGTGCCGGGCTTCCAGCTGCTGGCCGCGGCGCAAGCGGCGGTGCCGCCGGCGGCGCAAAAGATCGCCGACCACTTCTCCTCGGTCAAATCGATGAGCGGCGAGTTCGTCCAGTTCGGACCCAAGGGCGAGCAAACCGGCGGCAAGTTCTTCCTCGAGCGGCCGGGCAAGATCCGCTTCAACTATGACGGCGCCTCGAACTTCCGGGTCATCTCCGACGGCAAGTCGGTCGTCATCCTCAACAAGAAGCTCAACACGTCCGACCTCTACCCGCTGTCGAAGACGCCGCTGAAGCTGTTGCTCGACGACCGGATCGACCTCTCGGGCGGGCGCGTCAAGGCCATCAAGGAAGAGGACGACCTCACCACCATACAGCTTTCCGACAAGTCGGTGTTCGGCAACGCCAGGATCACCATGATGTTCGATCCGAAGAGCTACGAACTGCGGCAGTGGACGATCACCGACGCGCAGGGCAAGGACACGACGGTGATGATCTTCAACGTCAAGGAAGGCGTCAGCATCCCGGACGACACTTTCGCCATCGACTATACGGCGAACCGCGAGCTGAATACGAAGACGCGGTAG
- a CDS encoding DUF3052 family protein: MAPAAAGYSGTPLPAKLGLKDGMVAAFIALPPELDELTEAVSFAGVDQLSRWSAISGKQKYDAIHAFTRQRAEIENGLAGIETAIKRDGMVWVSWPKKASRVATDVTEDVIRAEALKRDLVDVKVAAVNEIWSGLKLVIRKDRR, from the coding sequence ATGGCGCCGGCGGCTGCGGGATATTCCGGCACGCCCCTTCCGGCCAAGCTCGGCCTGAAGGACGGCATGGTCGCCGCCTTCATCGCGCTGCCGCCGGAACTGGATGAGTTGACGGAGGCCGTGTCCTTTGCCGGCGTCGATCAGCTGTCCAGGTGGTCAGCGATCTCGGGAAAGCAGAAATATGACGCCATCCATGCCTTCACCCGGCAGCGCGCCGAGATCGAGAACGGCCTTGCCGGCATCGAGACGGCGATCAAGCGCGACGGTATGGTCTGGGTCTCGTGGCCGAAAAAGGCATCGAGGGTGGCGACCGATGTCACCGAGGACGTCATCCGCGCCGAGGCGCTGAAGCGCGACCTCGTCGACGTCAAGGTCGCCGCTGTCAACGAGATCTGGTCCGGGCTGAAGCTCGTCATCCGAAAGGACCGCAGGTAA